One stretch of Juglans microcarpa x Juglans regia isolate MS1-56 chromosome 3D, Jm3101_v1.0, whole genome shotgun sequence DNA includes these proteins:
- the LOC121255044 gene encoding uncharacterized protein LOC121255044, giving the protein MAENENHDREVVNQNRTLRDYLQPVRTSTPSCIIQPLNANAFNFKPGMIPLIPHFHGMDSENPYLHIKEFEEICSTFMDRTCTEEVIRLKLFPFSLKDKAKTWLNSLRPRTIGTWQEMQTEFLKKFFPIHRTNALKRQIMNFTQKDSETFYQSWERFKDLLNACPHHGYENWRLISFFYESLTPKMRQFVQTMCNGEFFDKEPEEAFEYFDYLAENAQSWDTTDVHDRSRQVESGHGKYTLKEDDDLRAKLTLLSRKMEAMELKKVNEVHAVHKNSEKCSICEDHGHSTNECPTIPAFKEDGETTQILGGGMTSK; this is encoded by the exons ATGGCTGAAAATGAGAATCATGATCGGGAAGTAGTGAATCAGAATAGGacacttagagattatttacaacCTGTCAGAACTAGCACACCTTCATGTATAATCCAACCTTTGAATGCAAATGCCTTTAACTTCAAACCTGGAATGATTCCATTAATTccacattttcatggcatggatTCCGAGAATCCTTACCTtcatatcaaagagtttgaagagatttgttctacattcatgGACCGGACTTGCACTGAGGAGGTTATTAGACTaaagttgtttccattttctttgaaagataAGGCTAAAACATGGCTAAATTCATTGAGACCTAGAACCATAGGCACATGGCAAGAaatgcaaactgaatttttgaagaaattctttCCAATACATAGGACAAATGCACTtaaaagacaaatcatgaactttacccaaaaagattctgaaactttttatcaaagttgggaaagattcaaagatcttttaaatgcttgtcctcatcatggttatgaaaattggcgtttgataagttttttttatgaaagtttgacaCCTAAAATGCGCCAATTTGTACAAACCATGTGTAATGGAGAATTTTTTGACAAAGAGCCTGAGGaagcatttgaatattttgattaccTTGCTGAAAATGCTCAATCTTGGGACACAACTGATGTGCATGATAGGTCTAGGCAAGTTGAGTCTGGTCATGGAAAATATACTttgaaagaagatgatgatttgcGTGCTAAATTAACTTTGTTGTCTAGAAAAATGGAAGCTATGGAATTAAAAAAGGTAAATGAAGTGCATGCTGTCCATAAAAATTCAGAGAAGTGTAGCATATGTGAGGATCATGGGCATTCAACTAATGAGTGTCCCACGATCCCCGCATTCAAAGAG GATGgagaaaccacccaaattttgGGTGGAGGAATGACCAGCAAGTAG